A window of the candidate division WOR-3 bacterium genome harbors these coding sequences:
- a CDS encoding transglycosylase domain-containing protein: protein MKFARNELLSRGISASEIIFELPLNFFLTDVTFDENSFFCGGNAETVQFSLSITDPRKLKSLSIENFVLPIRASSKNGVKTEKLSQIDRFPGELTLRNGVFLFSGKHFDLDSLKMKKEKSYIKGYISSNGLMLYMEIRDSCGIANFVAESKDTLSFSELLEIRDFSLRGQISGWNFKGVFKGVMLIPALQNSCSNIDDSVYFNFQNSSPEFQIPGLGAKMTFEENLIVISLEDLYLPVKELSNLEVVDYKFSGKLKVKFEDGTAVFEADSIKLNDIRLFSKFLCSDTLTFSEILIPDAFFHVNFSDRWVFIENLVLALGNSDIKITSFFKFSDSSSIHIELSADSVYVSDLIDFTPKELLPNIQGIRGGGYFDLSAVFDYTRCFPESTDFRINSNFHGVEIYYLGSKLDIDSLSRPFSATVRIGSSQGEKIFLGPQNPNFVPLANLPKSLIGAVIVCEDGSFFSHRGFSQFHIRRAMRENLSAGRYISGGSTITMQLARNLFLSDERSLSRKLEEAVLTWQLEHHLSKNRILELYLNIIEFGPNIRGIQEASRIYFGIDASELNPLQASYFASIIPNPKRYYRLHYQTGGISAYWQEKIVKIMKLELDRSYIDSTQFDSFSSLVLEFTQKE, encoded by the coding sequence TTGAAATTCGCTCGAAATGAACTCCTTTCAAGAGGCATCTCAGCTTCAGAGATAATATTTGAACTGCCTCTAAATTTCTTTTTAACCGACGTGACTTTTGACGAAAACAGCTTTTTCTGCGGAGGAAACGCGGAAACAGTTCAATTCAGCCTTTCGATAACTGATCCGAGAAAATTAAAATCGCTGTCAATAGAAAATTTCGTCCTGCCAATCAGGGCAAGCTCCAAAAATGGGGTTAAAACAGAAAAGTTATCTCAAATTGACAGGTTTCCAGGAGAGCTGACTTTGAGAAACGGGGTATTTCTGTTTTCTGGAAAACATTTTGATCTGGACTCCCTAAAAATGAAAAAAGAAAAATCTTATATCAAAGGTTATATTTCTTCCAATGGTTTAATGCTGTATATGGAGATTAGGGACTCTTGCGGCATCGCGAATTTTGTGGCTGAGAGCAAAGACACTTTATCATTTTCGGAATTACTCGAAATAAGAGATTTTTCCCTCAGAGGTCAGATTTCTGGATGGAATTTCAAAGGTGTTTTTAAGGGAGTCATGCTTATTCCTGCACTGCAAAACTCTTGTTCAAACATCGACGACAGCGTCTATTTCAATTTTCAAAATTCATCTCCTGAATTCCAGATACCAGGACTTGGCGCTAAGATGACGTTCGAAGAAAATTTGATTGTGATATCCCTGGAAGATCTCTACCTTCCGGTCAAAGAACTCTCGAATCTCGAGGTAGTTGACTATAAGTTCTCCGGAAAATTGAAAGTCAAATTCGAAGACGGCACAGCAGTATTTGAAGCGGATTCAATTAAATTAAATGATATCAGGTTATTTTCAAAATTCCTATGCTCTGACACCTTGACGTTCTCGGAAATACTCATTCCGGATGCTTTTTTTCATGTGAACTTTTCAGACCGCTGGGTCTTTATCGAAAATTTGGTGCTCGCTCTCGGCAATTCCGATATCAAAATAACAAGCTTTTTTAAGTTTTCAGACAGCTCTTCAATTCATATCGAATTGTCAGCTGACTCGGTATATGTCTCGGATCTCATAGATTTCACACCAAAAGAACTTTTACCGAACATCCAAGGCATAAGAGGGGGCGGGTACTTCGACCTTTCGGCTGTTTTCGACTACACAAGGTGCTTTCCTGAGAGCACTGATTTCAGAATAAACTCCAATTTTCACGGCGTTGAGATATATTATCTGGGTTCAAAATTAGATATTGACTCGCTTTCCAGACCTTTCTCTGCGACTGTCAGAATAGGTTCTTCCCAGGGGGAAAAAATTTTTCTCGGTCCTCAAAACCCGAATTTTGTGCCCCTTGCCAACTTGCCCAAGTCGCTCATCGGAGCTGTTATCGTCTGTGAAGACGGTTCATTTTTCAGCCACCGGGGGTTCAGCCAATTTCACATAAGAAGAGCCATGAGAGAGAATTTAAGCGCCGGAAGATACATCAGCGGAGGCAGCACCATAACCATGCAACTGGCGAGAAACTTGTTTCTATCCGACGAAAGAAGCCTATCGAGAAAACTCGAAGAGGCTGTTTTGACTTGGCAACTCGAACATCACCTTTCCAAAAACAGAATACTTGAATTGTACCTAAATATCATTGAATTCGGACCGAATATCAGAGGAATTCAAGAAGCTTCGAGAATATATTTCGGTATAGACGCATCAGAGCTAAACCCGCTCCAAGCCTCCTACTTTGCTAGTATT